Proteins encoded in a region of the Nicotiana tomentosiformis chromosome 9, ASM39032v3, whole genome shotgun sequence genome:
- the LOC104086906 gene encoding uncharacterized protein — MTSISEKLNMDTQEFEVKDNTHVPPKDTTDDGSVRCSLKIEVIDDTAMIDISQGGKSRTVDKRFKSGTNRKKKNANHQVEKENGEKMVARKAKGRTMAEAKEKNVLISDGFKRKGGEEKMVYRRKELENLRFIGIEEQRKKWVEVYCGLGDTVQKEYDGLLQSNTQNHIRGHLGKENTPVISGNDHSEHLDDQEGNVDTRNSPSAFPLSRDDGISYEGESDVYEESDDSNDDYSSIQRPAFIVTGEPDFDSGPPEDGLEYLRRVRWEALQLPKVKVAKVEGSKLNKEQTSYMPQIPDIASCLEHLLPLKEWEEAFLADFSELRQALSRLEANVGTSTQLRSATFVDQENSSDQPPENIVLDKFDGLMSGEDESCLSDAGDDPDLGNSIPKSSPAGRFGNSPTLSVILRMDAAGRVSMLRKRITAVQSMSALSRDDCLWLFALCAAVDTPVNADTCAALQLLLRKCASLRAEKSKLDDEVIMLNILVTIFGRYFGQSEQ; from the exons ATGACAAGCATTTCTGAGAAGCTCAATATGGATACTCAAGAATTTGAAGTCAAAGACAATACCCATGTGCCGCCCAAAGATACAACAGATGATGGGTCTGTCAGGTGTTCACTGAAGATTGAAGTAATTGATGATACAGCAATGATTGATATCTCTCAAGGTGGAAAAAGTCGCACAGTTGATAAAAGATTCAAATCGGGAACAAATAGGAAGAAAAAGAATGCAAATCATCAAGTGGAAAAAGAGAATGGAGAGAAAATGGTGGCAAGAAAAGCAAAAGGTAGGACTATGGCTGAAGCCAAAGAAAAAAATGTGCTCATTTCTGATGGCTTTAAAAGGAAAGGAGGAGAAGAGAAAATGGTTTATCGTAGGAAGGAGTTGGAAAATTTGAGGTTTATTGGAATCGAAGAACAGAGGAAAAAGTGGGTTGAGGTGTACTGTGGGCTTGGTGATACTGTACAAAAGGAGTACGATGGCCTCCTTCAGTCTAATACTCAAAATCACATTCGTGGACACCTTGGAAAAGAAAATACCCCTGTGATTTCTG GTAATGACCATTCAGAGCACTTGGATGATCAAGAAGGGAATGTAGACACAAGAAATTCTCCTTCGGCGTTTCCTCTCAGTAGGGATGATGGCATCTCTTATGAGGGAGAAAGCGATGTTTATGAAGAAAGTGATGATAGCAATGATGATTATAGTAGCATCCAAAGACCTGCCTTTATAGTTACAGGAGAGCCTGACTTTGATTCTGGTCCTCCTGAAGATGGACTTGAGTATCTTAGGCGTGTCAG GTGGGAAGCATTACAGTTGCCAAAAGTGAAGGTTGCAAAGGTTGAAGGCAGTAAACTAAACAAAGAACAGACGTCTTACATGCCCCAAATTCCTGATATTGCAAGCTGTCTAGAGCACTTGTTGCCGCTCAAGGAGTGGGAGGAAGCATTCCTTGCTGATTTTTCAGAGCTAAGACAG GCTTTATCACGTTTGGAAGCTAATGTTGGAACTTCTACTCAGCTGCGTTCTGCAACCTTTGTTGATCAAGAAAACTCGTCAGATCAGCCTCCTGAAAACAttgttttggataagtttgatgGTTTGATGTCAGGAGAAGACGAGTCTTGCCTATCTGATGCTGGTGATGATCCTGACCTGGGAAATTCCATACCAAAGTCATCTCCTGCCGGAAGATTTGGCAACAGCCCTACCTTGTCTGTTATCTTACGAATGGATGCTGCAGGTCGAGTTTCAATGTTAAGGAAGAGAATTACAGCTGTGCAAAGCATGAGCGCTCTTTCAAGGGATGACTGCTTATGGCTGTTTGCTCTGTGCGCTGCGGTTGATACTCCTGTCAATGCCGATACATGTGCAGCCCTACAGTTATTACTCCGAAAATGTGCAAGCTTGAGAGCTGAGAAGTCCAAACTCGATGATgaagttattatgcttaatatattGGTGACAATATTTGGCAGATATTTTGGACAGTCGGAACAATGA